A single genomic interval of Fructobacillus americanaquae harbors:
- a CDS encoding NADPH-dependent FMN reductase: MKKIAVIVGSNRTKSVSRRLAYWLAPLLSGQEVQADVIDLATVALPFLDEPELPSAGHYQNQSTIDWSKQIQSYDGVVFVAPQYNWGYPAVLKNAIDTLYAEWRGLPVATVFFGGHGGFQADLAFSLVLQGVKVNRLPVNLRLNLAVGQVTEEMTAAELAELLLPYQSQVALMQQAFQDLWQHHE; this comes from the coding sequence ATGAAAAAAATTGCTGTAATTGTCGGAAGTAATCGAACAAAAAGTGTGAGCCGGCGTTTAGCTTACTGGTTGGCTCCCTTGCTAAGTGGTCAAGAGGTGCAGGCTGACGTAATCGACTTAGCGACCGTCGCTTTGCCATTTTTGGATGAGCCTGAACTACCATCTGCAGGCCATTATCAAAATCAGTCAACAATTGATTGGTCGAAGCAAATTCAAAGTTATGATGGAGTTGTATTCGTAGCGCCTCAGTATAATTGGGGCTATCCCGCCGTTTTGAAGAATGCCATTGATACGCTCTATGCTGAGTGGCGTGGGTTGCCGGTTGCGACTGTTTTCTTCGGTGGCCATGGTGGCTTCCAGGCTGATTTGGCCTTTTCACTAGTCTTACAGGGCGTGAAGGTTAATCGCTTACCTGTCAACCTTCGATTGAACTTGGCGGTTGGCCAGGTAACGGAAGAAATGACAGCAGCGGAACTAGCAGAGCTCTTGTTACCGTATCAAAGTCAGGTTGCCTTGATGCAGCAGGCCTTCCAAGATTTATGGCAGCACCATGAATAA
- a CDS encoding CHY zinc finger protein yields the protein MNKRFFGFKGVAMVGVDIGTVGTCAHYHSDVDIAGLLCARCEEYFACYQCHDALRDHPFAPVAKISAGPAVLCGRCGPELTYQEYKTGACPNCFAPFNPRCEIHEKRYFC from the coding sequence ATGAATAAGCGCTTCTTTGGTTTCAAAGGAGTGGCCATGGTCGGTGTTGATATTGGGACTGTTGGTACCTGCGCTCATTATCATTCAGATGTTGATATTGCCGGCCTTCTTTGTGCTCGATGCGAGGAATACTTTGCTTGCTACCAGTGCCATGATGCCTTACGAGACCATCCCTTTGCACCGGTGGCAAAGATTTCAGCTGGGCCTGCAGTTCTTTGCGGTCGCTGCGGTCCAGAATTGACCTATCAAGAATATAAGACGGGTGCTTGTCCGAACTGTTTTGCCCCCTTTAACCCACGTTGCGAAATCCACGAAAAGCGGTATTTCTGCTGA
- a CDS encoding valine--tRNA ligase, which produces MREVEMSTKYDPTAVEAGRYQDWLDNDLFAPEANQAIQSQEPEPYSVVIPPPNVTGKLHLGHAWDTTLQDMLIRQKRMQGFDTLWLPGMDHAGIATQAKVEQRLREQGVSRYDLGREKFVEQVWDWKNEYASTIKQQWGKMGLSLDYSRERFTLDEGLNQAVNKVFIDLYNKGLIYRGEYIINWDPQARTALSDIEVIYQDDEGAFYHVKYPFTDGTTLNGKDYIEIATTRPETMFGDVAVAVHPSDERYQDLIGKTVKVPLVNREIPIIADEYVEKDFGTGMVKITPAHDPNDFQVGNRHDLERINTMTEDAHLNENAGKYVGLDRFEGRKAMVADLQEQGFMLEVEPLVHSVGHSERTGVQIESRLSTQWFVKMEPLAQQILAMQENADEKVNFVPGRFEDTFTRWMENIRDWVISRQLWWGHQIPAWYKNKGTDQEEIYVGTEAPDDDWERDPDVLDTWFSSALWPFSTMGWPNDLDGDYAKYYPTNTLVTGYDIIFFWVARMMFQGKEFTGERPFKNVLIHGLIRDGEGRKMSKSLGNGVDPMDVIEKYGADALRWFLATGSTPGQDVRFTYEKMDAAWNFINKIWNVARYVIMNLDDDTKAEVPAKDQQTLADQWILDRLNKTIKEVSENFEKFEFGEAGRDLYNFIWSDLADWYVEMTKESLNGDGDKTAVQQTLAYVLDQTLRLLQPIMPFVAEAIWQEMPQQKGKDEHLGIQAYPVYQESLANPAAAASFKSLQDLIVAVRNIRAEAKAPMSKPITVMIKVTDPALKSIFNENADYIDRFVKPESLTIDTDVTVPQLAMSQVITGAEVYVPLAGLIDIEAEISRLKGEADKFQKEVTRANGKLSNEKFVNSAPEKVVAAEREKLADWQEKLASTQKRIADLQAQG; this is translated from the coding sequence ATGCGTGAAGTTGAAATGTCAACCAAGTACGATCCAACAGCCGTTGAGGCGGGGCGTTACCAAGACTGGCTGGATAATGATTTGTTTGCACCGGAAGCAAATCAAGCCATTCAGAGCCAAGAGCCAGAACCATATTCAGTGGTGATTCCACCACCAAACGTCACTGGTAAGTTGCACCTTGGTCATGCCTGGGATACAACTTTGCAGGATATGTTAATCCGGCAAAAGCGGATGCAAGGCTTTGATACTTTGTGGCTACCAGGAATGGATCACGCTGGTATCGCTACCCAAGCTAAGGTTGAACAACGTTTGCGCGAACAAGGTGTGTCACGCTATGATTTGGGTCGGGAAAAATTTGTCGAACAAGTGTGGGACTGGAAAAATGAATATGCTTCAACCATTAAACAGCAATGGGGCAAGATGGGCTTGTCATTGGATTACAGCCGCGAACGGTTTACATTAGATGAAGGGTTAAACCAGGCGGTTAACAAGGTCTTTATCGATTTGTATAATAAGGGCCTGATTTATCGTGGCGAATACATTATTAACTGGGATCCACAGGCCCGAACGGCTTTGTCTGATATTGAAGTCATTTATCAAGATGATGAAGGGGCCTTCTACCATGTGAAGTATCCATTTACAGATGGTACGACCTTGAATGGTAAGGACTACATTGAAATTGCGACAACTCGTCCAGAAACAATGTTTGGTGATGTTGCGGTTGCGGTTCATCCTTCTGATGAACGTTATCAGGACTTGATTGGTAAGACGGTTAAGGTTCCTCTTGTCAATCGCGAAATTCCAATCATCGCCGATGAATATGTTGAAAAAGACTTTGGAACTGGAATGGTTAAGATTACGCCAGCCCATGATCCAAACGATTTTCAAGTCGGCAACCGGCATGATTTGGAACGAATCAATACCATGACAGAAGATGCCCATTTGAACGAAAATGCTGGCAAGTACGTTGGTCTTGATCGTTTCGAAGGTCGCAAGGCCATGGTTGCCGATTTGCAAGAACAAGGGTTCATGCTTGAAGTAGAGCCCCTGGTTCACTCAGTTGGACATTCTGAACGGACAGGTGTTCAAATTGAATCACGACTTTCAACACAGTGGTTCGTTAAAATGGAGCCATTGGCTCAGCAAATTTTGGCCATGCAAGAAAATGCTGATGAAAAGGTGAACTTTGTTCCTGGACGCTTTGAAGACACCTTTACCCGTTGGATGGAAAATATTCGCGACTGGGTGATTTCTCGGCAACTCTGGTGGGGACACCAGATTCCGGCCTGGTACAAGAACAAAGGAACAGACCAGGAAGAAATTTACGTTGGAACAGAGGCACCTGATGATGACTGGGAGCGTGACCCAGATGTCTTGGATACTTGGTTCTCTTCAGCCCTTTGGCCATTTTCAACGATGGGCTGGCCAAACGACTTAGATGGCGATTATGCTAAGTATTACCCAACAAATACCTTGGTAACCGGTTATGATATTATCTTCTTCTGGGTTGCCCGAATGATGTTCCAAGGAAAAGAATTTACTGGAGAACGCCCATTTAAGAACGTCTTGATTCACGGCTTGATTCGTGATGGGGAAGGCCGCAAGATGTCAAAGTCATTGGGGAACGGTGTTGATCCAATGGACGTGATTGAAAAGTATGGTGCCGATGCCCTACGGTGGTTCTTGGCAACTGGTTCAACACCTGGCCAAGATGTCCGCTTTACTTATGAAAAGATGGATGCGGCTTGGAACTTCATTAACAAAATCTGGAACGTTGCCCGCTATGTCATCATGAACCTGGATGATGATACGAAGGCTGAAGTGCCAGCAAAAGATCAACAAACGTTGGCCGACCAGTGGATTTTGGATCGCTTGAACAAAACAATTAAAGAGGTTTCAGAAAACTTTGAAAAGTTTGAGTTTGGTGAAGCTGGCCGCGATTTGTACAACTTCATCTGGTCTGATTTGGCTGATTGGTACGTTGAAATGACCAAGGAATCATTGAATGGTGACGGGGATAAAACGGCCGTTCAACAAACCTTGGCTTACGTCTTGGATCAAACGTTGCGCTTGCTCCAACCAATTATGCCCTTTGTTGCTGAAGCTATTTGGCAAGAAATGCCACAGCAAAAGGGCAAGGATGAACACCTCGGTATTCAAGCCTACCCTGTTTATCAAGAATCTTTGGCAAATCCTGCAGCAGCGGCTTCTTTCAAATCCTTGCAAGATCTAATCGTGGCCGTCCGAAACATTCGTGCCGAAGCAAAGGCGCCAATGTCAAAGCCAATCACCGTGATGATCAAGGTGACCGATCCGGCATTGAAGTCAATTTTTAATGAAAATGCTGACTATATCGATCGCTTTGTGAAGCCAGAATCATTGACGATTGATACCGATGTGACCGTACCACAATTGGCAATGTCACAGGTTATCACTGGTGCAGAAGTTTATGTTCCATTGGCCGGCTTGATCGATATTGAAGCGGAAATCAGCCGCCTAAAAGGTGAAGCTGATAAGTTTCAAAAGGAAGTTACTCGAGCCAATGGTAAGCTTTCAAACGAAAAGTTTGTCAACTCGGCACCCGAAAAGGTTGTTGCGGCTGAACGTGAGAAGCTTGCTGACTGGCAAGAAAAGCTTGCTTCGACTCAAAAGCGCATTGCTGACTTACAAGCACAAGGGTAA
- a CDS encoding AzlD domain-containing protein, with protein MSLSNYILVTIIDCGLVTWVSRIFPFIMLKKFNLPEGVLAFLSFVPITIMAGLWFESLFVQHIGHLPSINWPNFWASLPTLVTAVATKNLLITVVVGVISFAVINSIGL; from the coding sequence GTGTCTTTGTCTAACTATATTCTAGTAACGATTATTGATTGTGGACTGGTGACCTGGGTATCGCGGATATTTCCCTTTATCATGCTGAAAAAGTTTAATTTACCGGAAGGGGTGCTCGCATTTTTGAGTTTTGTTCCAATCACTATTATGGCTGGTCTTTGGTTTGAAAGCCTTTTTGTGCAACACATAGGGCACCTTCCCAGTATTAATTGGCCGAATTTTTGGGCCTCTTTACCAACGCTAGTTACGGCTGTGGCCACGAAGAACCTCTTGATCACGGTAGTGGTTGGTGTAATTTCCTTCGCAGTCATCAACTCTATTGGACTTTAA
- a CDS encoding 5-methyltetrahydropteroyltriglutamate--homocysteine S-methyltransferase has protein sequence MAETAVATLTKAPVHFDIVGSFLRPERLKQAQRDLNDGKISQADLTKIQDEEIKDLVEKEVKAGLHYVSDGEFRRHWWHLDTFWGFEGIKKTNVDHGYLFHDVETRAESAQVDGKIRFTDDHPDLKAFLYLKEITKDLDVIPRQSIPSPAQAYAELVRGEENIAILKKFYPKHEDLVHDLTTAYHDLYLALYAAGCRDIKLDDCTWGMLADTDFWAEQNIDQKGVDELQAEYLKINNQSLENLPEDLRISTHVCRGNYASTWAAKGGYATVANTLFTKENVESFYLEFDDDRSGDFAPLAKVPAGKQVVLGLVTSKKPELEDPQVLIDRVREASQFVPLENLALSTQCGFASTEEGNHLTEDEQWAKIKLVVDTAEKIWG, from the coding sequence ATGGCAGAAACAGCAGTAGCAACATTGACAAAAGCCCCCGTTCATTTTGATATCGTGGGTTCATTCCTCCGCCCAGAGCGCTTGAAGCAGGCTCAACGAGACTTAAATGACGGCAAAATCAGCCAAGCAGACCTGACCAAAATTCAAGATGAAGAAATCAAGGATTTAGTCGAAAAGGAAGTCAAGGCTGGCCTTCACTACGTTTCAGATGGTGAATTCCGTCGCCACTGGTGGCACTTGGATACCTTCTGGGGTTTTGAAGGCATTAAAAAGACAAATGTCGACCACGGATACCTTTTCCACGATGTTGAAACACGGGCTGAGTCAGCCCAAGTTGATGGCAAGATTCGCTTCACCGACGACCATCCTGATTTGAAAGCCTTCTTGTACTTGAAAGAAATTACCAAAGATTTGGATGTTATCCCCCGTCAAAGCATCCCATCTCCTGCACAAGCCTATGCTGAATTAGTTCGTGGCGAGGAAAACATTGCTATTTTGAAGAAGTTTTACCCAAAGCACGAAGACCTTGTCCATGATTTGACCACTGCCTACCACGACCTCTACTTAGCTCTTTATGCAGCTGGTTGTCGCGACATTAAGTTGGATGACTGTACTTGGGGTATGCTTGCCGATACTGATTTCTGGGCAGAACAAAATATCGATCAAAAGGGCGTTGATGAACTCCAAGCAGAATACTTGAAGATTAATAATCAATCACTGGAAAACTTGCCTGAAGATCTTCGTATCAGCACACACGTTTGCCGTGGAAACTATGCTTCTACATGGGCAGCAAAAGGCGGTTACGCAACCGTTGCCAATACTCTTTTCACAAAGGAAAACGTTGAATCCTTCTACTTGGAATTTGATGACGACCGTTCTGGTGACTTTGCACCATTGGCGAAGGTCCCTGCCGGCAAGCAAGTTGTTTTGGGCTTGGTAACCTCCAAAAAACCTGAACTAGAAGACCCTCAAGTTTTGATTGACCGGGTCAGGGAAGCTAGCCAATTCGTTCCTTTGGAAAATTTGGCTTTGAGTACGCAATGCGGTTTTGCTTCCACTGAAGAAGGAAATCACCTAACAGAAGATGAACAATGGGCCAAGATTAAATTAGTTGTCGATACGGCCGAAAAAATTTGGGGATAG
- a CDS encoding arsenate reductase ArsC has product MQLYFLCTGNSSRSQFAEVYARYYAPTDWSIKSAGTNPRGVHPQTIMVLNQEGFDTTHLTSDSIDDNFFNSSDYIVTLCGDARDNCPITTDSVQTIHFPLADPARVTGSDEEITDFFQKTATEIKHLMQTFITDIQKNA; this is encoded by the coding sequence ATGCAGCTTTACTTTTTATGCACTGGTAACTCATCACGAAGCCAGTTTGCCGAGGTTTACGCCCGTTACTATGCACCAACAGATTGGTCAATCAAAAGTGCTGGCACCAACCCCCGTGGCGTCCATCCGCAAACAATTATGGTATTAAACCAGGAAGGCTTTGATACCACTCATCTAACCTCTGATTCGATCGATGATAACTTTTTCAATTCATCTGACTACATTGTGACCCTTTGCGGTGATGCTCGAGATAATTGCCCAATCACAACCGACTCCGTCCAAACAATTCATTTTCCATTAGCAGACCCTGCCAGGGTAACTGGCTCCGATGAAGAAATCACTGATTTTTTCCAAAAAACCGCAACAGAAATTAAGCATCTAATGCAGACATTCATTACCGACATACAAAAAAACGCCTAA
- the pnuC gene encoding nicotinamide riboside transporter PnuC, with the protein MMENVENNVSFWRIFKETMSPRRITQDLLNLSKMTKVLLLLMVVAQVTTFLIGGSFNKMAWLTVSTGVSSLINLALVDQGKQSNYFWGLIGTATWMIVALFSRTYGDFTSQGFAFIMQFIGIAAWARYRGGAEKELPSRQLTLHTALITTLITLASYITVVTFSKHFNGLQVYLDSAVLPLNIVGQILMTYGFRSQWIAWLVSDIIQVVVWYRNIFLIHDAYASSMFVLQVIILLNALYGTWYWYRKAQPGRPSL; encoded by the coding sequence ATGATGGAGAATGTAGAGAACAACGTGAGCTTCTGGCGCATTTTTAAGGAAACAATGTCACCCAGACGAATCACACAAGATTTGCTCAACCTCAGTAAGATGACAAAAGTGCTCTTATTATTAATGGTTGTTGCTCAAGTTACCACCTTTTTAATTGGTGGAAGTTTTAATAAAATGGCCTGGTTGACTGTCTCAACCGGAGTTAGTTCACTAATCAACCTGGCCTTAGTCGATCAAGGAAAACAAAGCAATTACTTCTGGGGATTAATCGGTACAGCAACATGGATGATTGTCGCCCTTTTTTCAAGAACTTATGGTGATTTTACCTCTCAGGGATTCGCATTTATCATGCAGTTCATCGGTATTGCGGCCTGGGCTCGTTATCGCGGCGGTGCCGAAAAGGAACTTCCTTCCCGTCAATTAACATTGCATACCGCCCTGATCACAACTTTAATCACACTTGCTTCCTATATCACGGTCGTTACTTTTTCCAAGCATTTTAATGGCCTGCAAGTTTACCTGGATTCTGCCGTCCTCCCATTAAACATTGTTGGTCAGATCCTTATGACTTACGGGTTCCGATCGCAGTGGATTGCCTGGTTAGTCTCTGACATTATTCAAGTCGTTGTCTGGTACCGCAACATCTTTTTAATTCACGACGCTTATGCAAGCTCCATGTTTGTTTTGCAAGTCATCATCTTATTAAATGCCCTCTATGGTACCTGGTATTGGTATCGGAAAGCCCAACCTGGCAGGCCTTCTTTATAA
- a CDS encoding beta-ketoacyl-ACP synthase III, which produces MFGSKIIASGHYVPKDVVTNDDLAKVIDTSDEWIVSHTGIQKRHVSLQGENTSDLATQAAQRALDEAGVSAEEVDFIIVTTFTPDGLAPSTAALVQRNLGAKKAFGFDLSTACAGFVFGLTTADNFMKAGQYRYGLVIAAEVNSKMMDFRDRTSTVFFGDGAGAVLLAPSEQGEVLATDLHTIGDADVVHSGRIEPLTSLSADNYPKIDAFFQEGRMVYQEVTTLIPNHIEKFLANQGLTIDDVDYVILHQANLRMIEKVAETLGQPMAKFITNVQQYGNSSSAGIAMAFDQLRESTDLEKKKVLLTGFGAGFTYGSLLYQGSL; this is translated from the coding sequence ATGTTTGGAAGTAAAATAATTGCCAGTGGTCACTACGTGCCAAAAGATGTTGTGACAAACGACGACTTGGCGAAAGTGATTGATACTTCGGACGAATGGATTGTCAGTCACACCGGAATACAGAAACGCCATGTCTCTTTGCAAGGTGAGAACACATCCGATTTAGCAACGCAGGCAGCTCAACGGGCCTTGGATGAGGCTGGCGTTTCAGCAGAAGAAGTTGATTTTATCATTGTGACCACTTTTACCCCGGATGGTCTGGCACCTTCAACGGCTGCTTTGGTGCAACGCAATTTAGGAGCAAAAAAAGCCTTTGGTTTTGATCTATCTACTGCTTGTGCCGGCTTTGTGTTTGGCTTGACGACGGCCGATAACTTTATGAAGGCCGGACAGTATCGATATGGCTTGGTGATTGCTGCCGAAGTTAATTCGAAGATGATGGATTTTCGTGATCGAACGAGTACTGTTTTTTTTGGTGATGGTGCTGGAGCTGTTTTGTTAGCTCCGAGCGAACAGGGTGAAGTTTTGGCCACTGATTTGCACACGATAGGGGATGCAGATGTGGTTCATTCCGGTCGGATTGAACCATTAACATCTTTGAGTGCCGATAATTATCCAAAGATTGATGCCTTTTTCCAGGAAGGACGGATGGTTTATCAAGAAGTAACGACTTTGATCCCCAACCATATTGAAAAGTTTTTAGCTAATCAAGGATTAACGATAGATGATGTTGACTACGTGATTTTGCACCAAGCCAACCTACGAATGATTGAAAAAGTGGCTGAAACTTTGGGCCAACCAATGGCAAAGTTTATTACGAACGTTCAACAGTATGGTAATTCGTCTTCGGCAGGGATTGCGATGGCCTTTGACCAATTACGAGAAAGTACGGATTTAGAAAAGAAAAAGGTTTTGCTGACTGGCTTTGGAGCAGGTTTTACCTACGGATCGTTGCTCTACCAAGGTTCTTTGTAA
- a CDS encoding L-lactate dehydrogenase — MRKIGIIGMGHVGSTVAHGLIAEGVADEYVFIDKNEKKVQADALDFEDAKTNLNNSFSVTVNDYQALGDADVIISAIGKIELQYDNVEHDRFIELPHNVEQVKEVSAKLKETDFAGVLVVITNPCDAIAAVYQSETGYPQEKVLGTGTLLDTARMHRAVGSAFNVDPRSVAGYNLGEHGNSQFTAWSTVSLRGQPITELAAEQGIDLAAIEEDSVVGGYTVFDGKGYTSYGIATAAIRLAKTVIQDAKTEMPVSHKRPEFASYLSYPAIVGRQGVVSYSQLDLTEEELAKLQKSADSIQTQFEKVVKQ; from the coding sequence ATGCGAAAAATTGGAATTATTGGAATGGGCCACGTTGGTTCTACGGTGGCCCATGGTTTGATTGCCGAAGGCGTAGCAGATGAGTATGTTTTCATTGATAAAAATGAAAAGAAGGTCCAAGCCGATGCCTTGGATTTTGAAGATGCGAAAACAAACTTGAACAACAGTTTTTCTGTGACTGTCAATGACTATCAAGCATTGGGTGATGCGGATGTCATTATTTCAGCCATTGGTAAGATTGAATTGCAATACGATAACGTCGAACATGATCGCTTTATTGAATTGCCTCACAATGTTGAGCAGGTAAAAGAAGTTTCGGCCAAGTTGAAGGAAACTGATTTTGCCGGGGTTTTGGTAGTAATCACCAATCCTTGTGATGCGATTGCTGCTGTTTATCAGTCAGAGACCGGTTATCCTCAGGAAAAGGTACTTGGAACTGGAACACTTTTGGACACAGCGCGGATGCATCGGGCAGTTGGTTCGGCCTTCAATGTTGATCCGCGATCAGTTGCGGGCTACAACCTCGGTGAACATGGAAATTCACAATTTACGGCCTGGTCAACGGTGTCTTTGAGGGGACAACCAATTACCGAATTAGCGGCTGAACAGGGAATCGATTTGGCTGCTATCGAGGAAGACTCTGTGGTTGGTGGTTATACGGTGTTTGATGGCAAGGGCTATACCTCTTACGGGATTGCGACGGCTGCCATTCGCTTGGCTAAGACCGTCATCCAAGATGCAAAAACCGAGATGCCGGTTTCTCACAAGCGTCCAGAATTTGCTTCTTATCTTTCTTATCCTGCAATTGTCGGTCGTCAGGGAGTTGTTTCTTATTCACAATTGGACTTGACGGAAGAAGAATTAGCAAAGTTGCAAAAGTCAGCAGACTCGATTCAAACGCAATTTGAGAAGGTTGTAAAGCAATAA
- a CDS encoding NupC/NupG family nucleoside CNT transporter, with translation MYLFINIIGLLVFIALAVLLSKNRSAINWKSVSIMVVTNLVLAWLLTGFPLGRTIVKGAASGFDSLISAASAGIDFALKPTGMALPANFVVSALLPILLVVPLFDILTYVGVLPFIIKWVGRGLSKLSGQPKFESFFSVEMMFLGNTEALAVSGIQLNQMKASRNLTLAMMSMSCVTASILGSYMQMMPAQYILTAVPINVLNALIVTSILNPVEVTEAEDTIATIEAAAPAAETAESGSQELAQEEIEKAEKPAGEPFFSFLGDSILGAGKLILIIAANVIAFVALAALVDKILAWVNPWLSLEHILGIVMFPFAWLMGFGNQTAFDLAQFMGTKLVTNEFVVMGKVTGEIAHYAPHYKAVLTVFLTSFANLSTIGMIIGAFKGLVNKEKNEVIAKNVLYLLLSGILVSLFSAAMVGLFVW, from the coding sequence ATGTATTTGTTCATCAACATCATCGGTCTTTTGGTGTTTATCGCCTTGGCCGTCTTGTTATCAAAAAACCGGTCCGCTATTAATTGGAAGTCGGTTTCAATCATGGTTGTCACCAACTTGGTGTTAGCTTGGCTTTTGACAGGTTTTCCATTGGGCCGGACCATCGTCAAGGGAGCTGCTTCTGGCTTTGACAGTTTGATTTCTGCTGCCAGTGCCGGAATTGACTTCGCTTTGAAACCAACTGGAATGGCATTGCCAGCAAACTTCGTTGTTTCGGCGTTGTTGCCAATTCTCTTGGTTGTGCCATTGTTCGACATTTTGACTTATGTCGGGGTTTTGCCATTTATTATCAAATGGGTTGGCCGCGGTTTGTCAAAGCTTTCTGGCCAGCCTAAGTTCGAATCATTTTTCTCAGTTGAAATGATGTTCTTGGGAAACACGGAAGCGCTCGCGGTTTCTGGTATCCAATTGAACCAGATGAAGGCTTCTCGTAACTTAACGCTGGCCATGATGTCCATGTCTTGTGTGACGGCTTCAATCCTTGGTTCTTATATGCAAATGATGCCTGCACAGTATATTTTGACTGCTGTGCCAATCAATGTCTTAAACGCTTTGATTGTAACGTCGATTTTGAATCCTGTTGAAGTAACAGAAGCAGAAGATACGATTGCAACGATTGAAGCAGCGGCCCCTGCAGCTGAAACCGCTGAATCTGGTTCACAAGAATTAGCACAAGAAGAAATTGAAAAGGCTGAAAAGCCGGCAGGCGAACCGTTCTTCTCATTCTTGGGTGATTCAATTTTGGGCGCCGGTAAGTTGATCTTGATTATCGCTGCTAACGTTATTGCCTTTGTTGCCTTGGCGGCCCTTGTTGACAAGATTTTGGCTTGGGTAAACCCATGGTTGTCGCTGGAGCACATCTTGGGAATTGTCATGTTCCCATTTGCTTGGTTAATGGGCTTTGGCAACCAAACAGCCTTCGATTTGGCACAATTCATGGGAACGAAATTGGTTACCAATGAATTCGTCGTCATGGGTAAGGTAACTGGTGAGATTGCTCATTATGCACCGCACTATAAGGCAGTGTTGACGGTTTTCTTAACGTCATTTGCCAACTTGTCAACTATCGGTATGATTATCGGGGCCTTCAAGGGCTTGGTTAACAAAGAAAAGAACGAAGTGATTGCTAAAAATGTTCTTTACCTGTTGTTGTCTGGAATTTTAGTTTCACTCTTCTCAGCGGCAATGGTTGGACTCTTTGTTTGGTAA
- a CDS encoding AzlC family ABC transporter permease has product MEDTLTAQAGWRDALPTVFGYIGISMAFGIVAKAAGLSTWLIVLISALDYGGSAQFVLVTMVGSHSSIAAIVFAVFLVNARMILMSMTLAPYFNRYSLWRNIWLGTFVTDESFALGMSKVNVSQNRLSFPWLNTVNLVSYASWLLGTFLGAVLGGLVTDPGRFGLEFAITAMFIGLLTAQISTDKTIKFALQVVVLLFVLVLLYLLLIFVPKNLVVLLVTIGGCLFGMVVKRVFV; this is encoded by the coding sequence ATGGAAGATACATTAACCGCTCAGGCAGGTTGGCGAGATGCCTTGCCAACCGTTTTTGGTTATATCGGCATTAGTATGGCCTTTGGCATCGTGGCCAAGGCGGCGGGGCTGAGCACTTGGCTGATTGTGCTGATTTCAGCACTTGATTATGGTGGCTCGGCTCAGTTCGTTTTAGTCACGATGGTCGGGTCTCACAGTTCGATAGCAGCGATTGTCTTTGCTGTTTTTTTGGTTAATGCGCGGATGATTTTAATGAGCATGACGCTAGCACCCTATTTCAACCGGTATTCGCTTTGGCGTAATATTTGGCTGGGCACCTTTGTCACGGATGAGAGTTTCGCTTTGGGGATGAGTAAGGTTAATGTTAGCCAAAATCGACTTAGCTTTCCTTGGTTGAACACGGTTAACTTAGTTTCGTATGCGAGTTGGCTATTGGGTACTTTTTTGGGTGCTGTCTTGGGCGGATTGGTAACGGATCCTGGTCGATTTGGCTTAGAATTCGCCATTACAGCAATGTTTATTGGTCTATTAACGGCGCAAATTAGTACGGATAAGACGATTAAATTCGCCTTACAAGTAGTCGTGCTTCTCTTTGTGTTGGTCCTGCTTTACCTGCTTTTGATTTTTGTACCAAAAAACTTGGTTGTCTTGCTAGTAACAATTGGCGGATGCTTATTTGGGATGGTGGTGAAACGTGTCTTTGTCTAA